Genomic segment of Oxyura jamaicensis isolate SHBP4307 breed ruddy duck chromosome 27 unlocalized genomic scaffold, BPBGC_Ojam_1.0 oxy27_random_OJ79426, whole genome shotgun sequence:
GTGGACAACAACAAGATGCTTCTGGACATCGACAACAGCAAGATGACCGCTGATGACTTCCGAATGAAGTGAGTGTCTCTGAGAACCCTGCGTGTCTTTTCTGTCCTGTTCACGAATTCAGTAGACAACACCTTTGTGTGATGAGCCTCCATGTTTTTGGGGATACTGACATGTAAATATGTGTGCTGCTGACTGTCATCAActcatttctgtctctgttgtCTGTGGTAAAGGTATGAGAATGAGCTGGTCATCCGTCAGACTGTGGAGGCTGATATCAATGGCTTGAGAAATCTCCTGGATGATCTGACTCTGGTCAGGTCTTCATTGGAATCTGAGCTCGAGTCCCTGAAGGATGAGCTGATTGCTCTTAAGAGAAACCATGAGGAGGTAAGATCCAGAAACCAATAGCACATTCAAGAAATACTCCATTGATTCTTTGGGGTTCCTGAAGTTGAATATCAAAAATCAGTCTAATGTGATGTGACTGTCATTATTTCCCACCTTGACACTGCTTCGCCTGCCATccccagcagaagaaatgacCAGTGCTCTTTGTCTGTCTCCTCCAACTCCCTGCAGGAACTGAGACAGCTGCAGTCTCAGACCGGTGGCGACGTGAGCGTGGAGGTCAATGCTGCTCCTGGTGAAGACCTCACAAAGATACTGAACGACCTGAGATGCGAGTACGAGCAGATCATTGAGAAGAACCGCAGAGAGGTTGAGCAGTGGTATGAAGTCAAGGTACGTAGCAATGCTCAAGTGCTCCCATCCTCTCCCTCGCACAGCAAGGGGGGACACGAAGGAAAAGGCTGCAGTGGGGAGGCAGTAGGCCAGCTCTGAGGGACAAGGACGGGTGGAATGCCAGGGGCTGTGGAGCAATGCCCAGGCTGTCCCCCACCAGGGGCCAAGCAAAGGGAGAGGCTCGCTGCCTACCTGACCCTCAGCTGGCCACCCTGCTCCATACGGGGATTTGCTCATCCTCCATGTGCTTGGTGCTCTCTCCTGCAGATGGAAGAAGTCAACCGGCAGGTCACTTCCAGCAGCCAGGACATCCAGACAAGCAGCCACCAGCTCACGGAACTCAGG
This window contains:
- the LOC118158404 gene encoding keratin, type I cytoskeletal 15-like, whose translation is DNNKMLLDIDNSKMTADDFRMKYENELVIRQTVEADINGLRNLLDDLTLVRSSLESELESLKDELIALKRNHEEELRQLQSQTGGDVSVEVNAAPGEDLTKILNDLRCEYEQIIEKNRREVEQWYEVKMEEVNRQVTSSSQDIQTSSHQLTELRREMQNLEIELQAQLSTKNSLENSLAETESRYGCLLQQIQGQINSVEEELASIRCEMESQNQEYKMLLGIKTRLEQEIAQYRALLQEGQQDIVAQGAFQGGKSSHSYSSTSYSHSQTGDITGQARVC